The following proteins are co-located in the Trichormus variabilis 0441 genome:
- a CDS encoding LLM class flavin-dependent oxidoreductase, giving the protein MSKKRQFRLGAFIQATGHHISAWRHPDAQIDAGSNFDHYKEITQTAERGLFDAVFLADSPGVWGGEPETQKRNGKLAHFEPVTLFSALSSVTQNIGFISTASTTYEHPYTLARKFASLDHLSKGRAGWNVVTTGNESAAGNFGLEHHPEHSQRYERAEEFVQVVKGLWDSWEDDAFIRDRESGIYFDTDKLHVLNHKGKYFSVKGPLNVARPPQGYPVIVQAGASEAGRELAARTAEVIFTANQTLADAQEFYADVKGRLAKYGRSPDDLKIMPGAFPIIGRTEEEAQEKYEFLQSLIHPDVAWGILKRYYKGLDLSKYSLDDIAPELPGDTNNNKSRLKLVKDLATRGSLTLRQLYLALATARGHRTILGTPESIADQLEEWFNNSAADGFNIMPPILPTGLDEFVNLVVPILQKRGLFRTEYEGTTLRENLGLRRPENQFAVKQVNERLVLA; this is encoded by the coding sequence ATGAGCAAAAAACGCCAGTTTCGTTTAGGAGCATTTATTCAAGCTACTGGACATCATATTTCGGCTTGGCGACATCCTGATGCACAAATAGATGCAGGGTCAAATTTTGACCATTACAAAGAAATTACCCAAACTGCTGAACGTGGGTTATTTGATGCAGTTTTTTTGGCGGACAGCCCAGGAGTTTGGGGTGGTGAACCAGAGACACAAAAACGCAATGGGAAACTTGCTCATTTTGAGCCAGTCACCCTCTTTTCAGCGCTGTCCTCTGTCACCCAAAACATTGGTTTTATTTCCACTGCCTCGACTACTTATGAACATCCTTACACCCTGGCGCGTAAGTTTGCTTCGCTAGATCATTTGAGTAAAGGCCGGGCGGGGTGGAATGTAGTTACCACAGGTAACGAGAGTGCCGCAGGTAATTTCGGTCTTGAGCATCACCCAGAACATAGCCAACGTTATGAACGCGCAGAAGAGTTTGTACAAGTGGTTAAAGGGTTGTGGGATAGCTGGGAAGACGATGCTTTCATCCGTGATAGAGAATCTGGTATTTATTTCGATACGGATAAACTACACGTACTAAACCACAAAGGTAAATATTTTTCCGTCAAAGGCCCGTTGAATGTTGCTCGTCCGCCTCAGGGTTATCCGGTGATTGTCCAGGCTGGGGCATCGGAAGCTGGAAGAGAATTAGCTGCGCGTACTGCTGAGGTGATTTTCACTGCTAATCAAACCCTAGCTGATGCCCAAGAATTTTACGCTGACGTAAAAGGCCGATTGGCAAAATATGGACGCTCTCCAGATGACCTAAAAATCATGCCTGGGGCCTTCCCAATTATTGGCCGGACTGAGGAAGAAGCTCAAGAGAAATACGAATTTTTGCAATCATTAATCCATCCCGATGTCGCTTGGGGCATTTTAAAGAGATACTACAAAGGTTTGGATCTGTCGAAATATTCTTTAGATGATATTGCTCCAGAACTACCTGGCGACACCAACAATAATAAGAGTCGTCTAAAATTAGTCAAAGATTTAGCGACTCGTGGGAGTCTGACGTTACGACAGTTATATCTGGCTCTTGCCACTGCCAGAGGTCATCGCACAATCCTTGGTACTCCCGAAAGTATTGCTGATCAGTTAGAGGAATGGTTTAACAATAGTGCAGCAGATGGTTTTAATATCATGCCACCAATCCTACCTACAGGCTTAGATGAGTTCGTGAACCTAGTCGTTCCCATTCTTCAGAAACGGGGATTGTTCCGTACTGAATATGAAGGTACTACCTTGCGGGAAAACCTGGGGCTACGTCGTCCTGAGAATCAATTTGCTGTCAAACAAGTGAATGAAAGATTGGTTTTGGCGTAA
- a CDS encoding amidohydrolase family protein — MTEYSRLKSSRSAAIKAKLNYPIIDTDVHTNDFTPALEDYIAQYGGSKLVDELRKAESSRLNSKSNGKDWYQQTPEERQYNRTIRSPWWARVTRNTLDLATYTLPELFYERQAEQGSDYSVLFPNNVLAPAGASKENRQALQRAVNHYHADLYRKYSDRLTVVAGIPMGTPEEAVEELEFAVKTLGLKVANIPGGVKRPIKAIADKYPADQYPEVAKYASYIDFYGLDSEYDYDPFWAKAVELGVPITTHYGSQGWTGRSSISNYMNNHIGHFADGSQAFAKALFFGGVTKRFPQLRVAMLEGGADWGAHVYIHLVDRFSKRSLKGLQNYNPDLTNFDELYALFERFGSEFLQAHPLSKEELKKTVLGSSFNRHSRSPIGSELEDFAAAGIETIEDIRDRWVNSFFFGSESDDRTIAAAFNDKANPLGVKINAIYSSDVGHWDVPDLTDPLAESWDLVQEGVISEADFKAYVFANPYKFYTQANPDFFKGTAVESKVPAPQVDKSLVVA; from the coding sequence ATGACTGAATATAGCAGACTAAAAAGTTCTCGTTCCGCCGCTATCAAAGCGAAACTCAATTATCCAATCATCGACACTGACGTTCATACTAACGATTTCACCCCAGCCCTTGAGGACTACATTGCTCAATATGGTGGCTCGAAACTGGTAGATGAACTGCGCAAGGCAGAATCTTCTCGTCTTAACTCCAAGAGCAACGGTAAAGACTGGTATCAACAAACTCCCGAAGAACGTCAATATAACCGGACAATTCGCTCTCCTTGGTGGGCGAGAGTTACCCGTAACACATTGGATTTAGCTACTTACACTCTTCCTGAGCTATTCTATGAGCGTCAGGCAGAGCAAGGGTCAGATTATTCGGTGCTGTTTCCGAATAATGTTTTAGCACCGGCTGGAGCTAGCAAAGAGAACCGTCAAGCATTGCAACGGGCTGTAAATCACTATCATGCTGATTTGTATCGCAAATATAGCGATCGCTTGACTGTAGTTGCTGGTATCCCAATGGGTACTCCTGAAGAAGCTGTTGAAGAATTAGAATTTGCAGTAAAAACACTAGGACTAAAAGTAGCAAATATTCCTGGTGGCGTGAAGCGTCCAATTAAAGCGATCGCTGATAAGTACCCAGCAGATCAATACCCAGAAGTTGCTAAGTATGCTTCATACATTGACTTCTACGGATTGGATAGTGAATATGATTACGATCCATTCTGGGCAAAGGCAGTTGAGTTGGGTGTACCTATTACTACCCATTATGGTAGCCAAGGTTGGACTGGACGCTCTTCCATCAGCAACTACATGAACAACCACATCGGTCACTTTGCCGATGGTTCACAAGCATTTGCGAAGGCGTTGTTCTTTGGTGGTGTTACCAAGCGTTTCCCACAGTTGCGCGTAGCGATGTTGGAAGGTGGTGCTGATTGGGGCGCACACGTTTACATCCATTTGGTAGACAGATTCTCCAAACGGAGTCTCAAAGGTCTGCAAAACTACAACCCAGACCTGACCAATTTTGATGAATTGTACGCGTTGTTTGAGCGTTTTGGTAGTGAATTCTTGCAAGCACACCCCCTCAGCAAAGAAGAACTGAAAAAGACTGTACTAGGTTCTTCCTTCAACCGTCATAGTCGCTCGCCCATTGGTAGCGAACTAGAAGACTTTGCGGCGGCTGGGATTGAAACCATTGAAGATATCCGCGATCGCTGGGTAAATAGCTTCTTCTTTGGTTCTGAGTCTGACGATCGCACCATTGCAGCTGCATTCAACGACAAAGCCAATCCCCTGGGTGTGAAAATCAACGCCATCTATTCCTCAGATGTTGGTCACTGGGATGTACCCGACCTCACAGATCCTCTAGCAGAAAGTTGGGATTTGGTACAAGAAGGTGTGATTTCCGAAGCTGACTTTAAAGCTTATGTCTTCGCTAATCCCTACAAGTTCTACACCCAAGCTAACCCCGACTTCTTCAAGGGTACAGCAGTTGAATCTAAAGTACCTGCTCCACAAGTAGATAAGAGCCTTGTAGTAGCTTAA
- a CDS encoding aldo/keto reductase, whose amino-acid sequence MTLPTTKLGQTGLTVSRLCLGTMTFGLQTDEETSRQILDTAADAGINFLDTADVYPLGGGLATAGSTEEIIGRWLKGKRDNFILATKCVGRVGTAPWDQGASRKHILDAIDASLRRLGTDYVDLYQLHSDDASTPLDETLEALDTVVRAGKVRYIGVSNFLAYRLARALGRADVRNLTRFVSIQPRYNLLFREIERELLPLAKEESLGVIPYNPLAGGLLTGKHSLTQGPTAGTRFTLGTAAERYQERYWRDREFNTVEELRTVADFAGLSLTTLAVAWVLANPIITAPIIGASRPEQLADTLKALELKLDDNLKQKLDDITAEYRRGDSLR is encoded by the coding sequence ATGACATTACCCACAACTAAACTTGGCCAAACTGGATTGACCGTTTCTCGTCTGTGTCTCGGTACAATGACCTTCGGATTACAGACAGATGAAGAAACTTCCAGGCAGATTCTCGACACCGCCGCCGATGCAGGCATTAACTTTCTGGATACAGCCGATGTTTATCCTTTGGGTGGTGGACTAGCTACGGCTGGAAGTACGGAAGAAATCATTGGACGTTGGCTAAAAGGCAAACGAGACAATTTTATCCTTGCTACAAAATGTGTGGGACGAGTCGGGACTGCGCCTTGGGATCAAGGTGCTTCACGTAAACATATTCTCGATGCCATCGATGCTTCCTTAAGAAGATTGGGAACTGATTATGTTGACTTGTACCAATTGCACTCTGATGATGCTTCAACTCCTCTCGATGAAACCCTAGAAGCATTAGATACAGTAGTACGTGCTGGTAAAGTACGCTACATCGGAGTTTCCAACTTCTTAGCTTACCGACTCGCCCGCGCCTTGGGACGCGCCGATGTACGAAATCTGACTCGCTTTGTCTCAATTCAACCCCGCTACAATTTGTTATTCCGCGAGATTGAGAGAGAACTTTTGCCCCTAGCAAAAGAAGAAAGTCTGGGTGTAATTCCTTACAACCCCTTGGCTGGTGGTTTACTAACTGGTAAACACAGCCTGACTCAAGGCCCAACAGCAGGGACTCGTTTTACTTTGGGTACAGCCGCAGAACGTTATCAAGAAAGGTATTGGCGCGATCGCGAGTTTAATACTGTGGAAGAATTACGCACAGTAGCAGACTTCGCAGGCCTATCACTCACCACCCTAGCTGTGGCGTGGGTGTTGGCTAATCCGATTATTACTGCCCCCATTATTGGTGCTAGTCGTCCAGAACAGCTTGCTGACACCCTAAAAGCCCTGGAACTTAAGCTCGATGACAATTTGAAGCAAAAATTAGATGACATCACCGCCGAATATCGCAGAGGTGATTCTCTACGCTAG
- a CDS encoding ABC transporter permease subunit has protein sequence MTITLNNTKSHEKSLEVLFNNKYANKIIPWIVPFIVLLLWEISSRTGLLSSRILPAPSSVVFTAFKLASTGELFQHMGISAARAISGFIVGGGIGFVLGLLTGFSRLSEQLLDSSLQMLRTIPNLALIPLVILWFGIGDQARLFLVSIGVFFPIYLNTYHGIRSVDPGLIEMGRVYGLKTPQLLWQIVFPGALASILIGVRFSLGIMWLSLIVAEQIAADSGIGYMAMNAREFMQTDVVVLSIVIYALLGKLANSIAKALENKFLAWNPNYKPAG, from the coding sequence ATGACTATTACTCTGAACAATACTAAAAGCCACGAAAAATCACTGGAAGTATTATTCAACAACAAATACGCAAATAAAATCATCCCTTGGATAGTACCTTTTATAGTGCTGTTACTTTGGGAGATTTCTTCCAGAACTGGTTTACTCTCTAGCAGAATTTTACCAGCACCCAGCAGTGTAGTTTTTACAGCATTTAAGTTAGCTTCAACTGGAGAGCTTTTCCAACACATGGGAATTAGTGCTGCACGAGCTATATCTGGTTTTATAGTCGGCGGCGGAATTGGCTTTGTTTTAGGATTACTTACTGGGTTTTCTAGGCTTTCAGAACAATTGTTAGATAGTTCTCTACAAATGTTGCGTACTATTCCCAACTTGGCATTAATTCCCCTAGTAATTTTATGGTTTGGAATTGGTGATCAAGCCAGATTATTTCTTGTTTCTATAGGTGTATTTTTTCCGATTTATCTTAATACCTATCATGGAATTCGGAGTGTAGATCCTGGTCTGATTGAAATGGGCAGAGTCTACGGCTTAAAAACACCCCAACTCTTGTGGCAAATCGTATTTCCTGGGGCTTTAGCTTCAATATTAATTGGTGTCCGGTTTTCCTTGGGTATTATGTGGCTTTCATTAATTGTAGCTGAACAAATTGCCGCAGATTCCGGTATTGGCTATATGGCAATGAATGCCCGTGAGTTTATGCAAACTGATGTTGTGGTATTAAGTATTGTCATTTATGCACTACTAGGTAAACTAGCAAATTCTATAGCCAAAGCTCTAGAAAATAAATTCTTAGCATGGAATCCCAATTACAAACCTGCTGGGTAA
- a CDS encoding dienelactone hydrolase family protein produces MSIERRSGLLPYLFSRAAEETNKPAPLVLFLHGARDRGTDINVLLKWGLPRFVDESSPLPYFFVAPQLPEGQTWVDREADVIALLDNLIVSQSIDPSRVILSGFSLGTAGAWHIAAAHPGRFAGLVAVSGRVPKTLEANQLAALKEIPIQIFQGAKDEKLSVEDTQQIVDTLHGLGGTVDFTVIPEGDHFIADEVYTDSKLQQWLISQSRRPASVVA; encoded by the coding sequence ATGTCTATCGAACGCCGTTCTGGTTTATTGCCTTATCTATTCTCCCGCGCCGCAGAAGAGACCAACAAACCCGCACCCCTCGTATTGTTTCTACATGGGGCGCGCGATCGCGGTACAGATATAAATGTATTACTAAAATGGGGTCTGCCTCGTTTTGTTGATGAATCCAGCCCCTTACCCTACTTTTTTGTCGCGCCCCAACTTCCTGAAGGCCAGACTTGGGTAGACCGAGAAGCAGATGTTATTGCTTTGTTGGATAATCTGATCGTTTCTCAATCAATAGATCCTTCCCGTGTCATCCTATCAGGATTCAGCTTAGGTACTGCGGGAGCATGGCATATTGCTGCTGCTCATCCTGGTCGTTTCGCTGGTTTAGTAGCGGTTTCCGGTCGTGTACCTAAAACCCTAGAAGCAAACCAACTAGCTGCACTCAAAGAAATTCCCATCCAAATATTTCAAGGTGCAAAAGACGAAAAACTGTCAGTTGAAGATACACAGCAGATTGTTGATACCTTACATGGTCTGGGGGGAACAGTAGATTTTACTGTCATACCTGAAGGGGATCATTTTATTGCTGATGAAGTGTACACCGACTCAAAATTGCAACAATGGCTGATTTCACAGAGCCGTCGTCCTGCTTCTGTAGTCGCCTAA
- a CDS encoding iron uptake porin: MFKILWNCGLVVPALFNVLFILSSGAMAEAPPQAIAPETLNLSESKSGIEETSSNSVTQAESNQIANVEVIGAPDYLLSQTENLFSQEDITDEENPIEQVTSVSQLSDIQPTDWAFQALQSLVERYGAIAGYTDGTFKGDRALTRYEFAAGLNTALDRFNQIIANSTADLVRQEDLDTIKKLREEFSTELAALRGRLDTVDAKLETIEKQQFSTTVKLTGRAQIVIGSLFAGNNVITGRPAPRVVTQQGSVSLRLNASFTGKDSLGITLGGGNIQSLGQTRAGLLGTFDGRTADNSSITRPPNDISVSGVRYRFPFGSNTQVNIYALSDGANELGFTVPINPYFESSLATGSNGISRFSRRALVYQYGDAGGGIAVLHRLNQQFQLGVAYSAPNANNPGPNTGFFTGRYLALGQILYTSPQRNFRAALTYVNTYSPPNAQGLSGTNFGPAAGSNLVNSTVAGTGTVANLYGVQAFYQFSPKFAMNGWVSYGAHRYLGRGDGRAMDWAVGMSFPDLGKKGSLGGLFVGMAPTLISLGKNVNLGAGLGQADKDLSLHIEGFYQYKINDKIDITPGFIWVTAPDSNANNPDSVYAWIRTTYRF; this comes from the coding sequence ATGTTTAAAATTTTATGGAATTGTGGGCTAGTTGTCCCAGCCCTTTTTAATGTGCTTTTCATTCTTTCTTCAGGTGCAATGGCAGAAGCCCCACCGCAGGCGATCGCACCGGAAACACTGAATCTATCTGAATCAAAATCAGGGATTGAGGAAACTTCGTCAAATAGTGTAACTCAGGCTGAATCAAATCAGATTGCCAATGTAGAGGTAATTGGCGCGCCTGATTACTTACTATCTCAAACAGAAAATCTATTTTCTCAAGAAGATATCACAGATGAAGAAAACCCCATAGAACAAGTTACATCTGTTTCTCAGTTATCTGATATTCAGCCTACAGATTGGGCATTTCAAGCTTTACAATCCCTGGTGGAACGCTATGGAGCGATCGCAGGTTATACAGATGGTACATTCAAAGGCGATCGCGCTCTTACCCGCTATGAATTTGCGGCTGGTCTAAATACTGCTTTAGACCGGTTCAATCAAATCATTGCCAATTCTACAGCAGACTTAGTTAGACAAGAAGACTTAGACACAATCAAGAAGTTAAGAGAAGAATTTTCTACGGAATTGGCTGCACTGCGAGGAAGACTTGATACAGTAGATGCAAAGTTAGAAACCATCGAGAAACAACAATTTTCTACTACAGTTAAACTCACAGGTCGAGCGCAGATAGTTATTGGCTCACTTTTTGCTGGTAATAACGTTATCACTGGGCGGCCAGCACCCCGCGTAGTAACACAGCAAGGATCAGTGTCTTTGCGATTAAATGCCAGCTTTACAGGTAAAGATTCACTGGGTATAACGCTGGGGGGAGGAAATATTCAATCATTAGGACAAACAAGAGCTGGATTATTAGGCACTTTTGATGGCAGAACTGCTGATAACTCCAGTATTACCAGACCACCCAATGATATTTCTGTTAGTGGTGTACGTTATCGGTTTCCTTTTGGTTCAAATACCCAAGTCAACATTTATGCTTTATCCGATGGAGCTAATGAGCTAGGTTTTACCGTTCCGATTAATCCATACTTTGAAAGTAGTCTAGCAACTGGTTCTAATGGGATTTCCCGATTCTCACGACGAGCTTTAGTCTATCAATATGGAGATGCTGGCGGTGGAATAGCAGTACTCCACAGATTAAATCAACAGTTCCAATTGGGAGTAGCTTATAGCGCACCTAACGCCAATAACCCTGGCCCCAATACCGGCTTCTTCACAGGCCGATATTTAGCTTTAGGACAGATACTATACACCAGTCCTCAGAGGAATTTTCGGGCGGCTCTAACTTACGTTAATACTTATAGTCCACCAAACGCCCAAGGTTTAAGTGGAACAAACTTTGGCCCAGCAGCAGGAAGTAACTTGGTCAATAGCACCGTAGCAGGAACGGGGACAGTAGCAAATCTTTACGGCGTACAAGCTTTTTATCAATTTAGTCCCAAGTTTGCTATGAATGGTTGGGTAAGTTATGGCGCACACCGCTATTTAGGACGCGGTGATGGCCGAGCTATGGATTGGGCTGTAGGAATGTCGTTCCCGGATCTTGGAAAAAAGGGAAGTCTAGGGGGATTGTTTGTGGGTATGGCTCCAACACTGATCAGTCTTGGCAAAAATGTGAATTTGGGAGCAGGCTTAGGACAAGCAGACAAAGACCTTTCCCTACATATTGAAGGATTCTACCAATACAAAATTAACGATAAAATCGACATTACACCAGGTTTTATTTGGGTTACAGCGCCAGATTCCAATGCCAACAATCCTGATAGTGTATATGCTTGGATTCGTACTACCTATAGGTTTTAG
- a CDS encoding class I SAM-dependent methyltransferase: MTQLKTLPIYDPTLFEGAAEVYAQYRTKYPPAVFDKLTEIFNLNGQGRLLDLGTGPGLIAIPLSTKFQEVVAIDPDPEMLKEAQRQAATAGANNITWLEQGAELINPSLGVFKLATIGRAFHWMERQLVLERLYELLADDGAIALLNTGDDPWKSPLPWKQAAIGVVKKWLGEERRTGQRGQGIRKPVDPPHEVVIANSKFARQEVHEVTFEKSWTVSSYLGYLYTTAFSLKIFYGDKAEEFEADIKDALLAVEPSGHFTEELKATIQVVWKH; encoded by the coding sequence ATGACCCAACTGAAAACACTTCCCATATACGACCCAACATTATTTGAGGGTGCTGCTGAAGTTTATGCTCAATACAGAACTAAGTACCCGCCTGCCGTATTTGACAAGCTAACGGAAATATTTAATTTGAATGGTCAAGGAAGACTACTAGACTTGGGTACTGGCCCAGGTTTAATTGCCATTCCTCTCAGCACCAAATTCCAAGAAGTAGTGGCGATCGATCCCGATCCGGAGATGCTCAAAGAGGCGCAACGCCAAGCAGCAACGGCAGGAGCAAATAATATTACTTGGCTAGAACAAGGAGCAGAACTGATTAACCCTAGTCTTGGGGTATTTAAACTAGCTACCATTGGCAGAGCCTTTCATTGGATGGAACGCCAACTTGTACTAGAGCGCCTTTATGAATTGCTGGCAGATGATGGTGCGATCGCACTCCTGAATACAGGTGATGATCCTTGGAAAAGCCCTCTACCTTGGAAACAGGCTGCAATTGGAGTGGTGAAAAAATGGTTAGGTGAAGAGCGACGAACTGGACAACGAGGGCAAGGGATTCGTAAACCAGTTGATCCTCCCCACGAAGTCGTAATTGCCAATTCAAAATTTGCTCGCCAGGAAGTGCATGAAGTCACATTTGAGAAATCTTGGACAGTCTCTAGCTATCTTGGCTACTTATACACTACAGCTTTCTCGCTGAAAATTTTCTATGGTGACAAAGCTGAAGAATTTGAAGCAGATATCAAAGACGCATTACTAGCGGTTGAGCCTTCTGGACACTTTACAGAAGAACTCAAAGCCACAATTCAAGTTGTTTGGAAGCATTAA